The Dehalococcoidia bacterium genome includes a window with the following:
- a CDS encoding glycosyltransferase family 4 protein, with amino-acid sequence MNAALAALARRFAALHRDSPAARPPADRALAFVLPWYGADAIGGAELLARQTAERLAAAGVPVEVLTTCARDQFSGWWKDWHRPGARVENGVTVRRFPLRAQHPHRFAAINERLVAGERVTPEEERQFFAEFVNSDALYRYIARERERYCFLFLPYFFSTTYFGAQLAPERSWIIPCLHDEGYARMAAFRELFAQVRGVICLSEPERDLIQALYGLPDATLPLGGAGVETEPRGNAARFRARSGIDRPFLLYVGRLVPTKNTPLLLDYFVRYALAHDDLLLVLAGPGEPRLPVQLGDRIVRLGTVDEETKRDAYAAALATVQPSVRESFSLVLMESWVEGTPVLVNDRCAVTRHFALASGGGLPFRCYAEFAALVNYLRANPAIRAALGERGRAYVRRRFAWPTILARYAALLRE; translated from the coding sequence GTGAACGCCGCGCTCGCCGCGCTCGCCCGACGCTTCGCCGCACTGCACAGGGACAGCCCCGCTGCCCGACCGCCTGCGGACCGCGCGCTCGCCTTCGTCCTGCCGTGGTATGGCGCCGACGCGATTGGGGGAGCGGAACTCCTCGCGCGGCAGACAGCGGAGCGCCTTGCGGCGGCGGGCGTGCCGGTCGAAGTGCTGACCACCTGCGCGCGCGACCAGTTCAGCGGCTGGTGGAAGGACTGGCATCGCCCCGGTGCCCGCGTTGAAAACGGGGTGACGGTGCGCCGCTTTCCGCTCCGCGCCCAACACCCCCACCGCTTCGCTGCCATCAACGAGCGGCTGGTCGCAGGCGAGCGCGTCACCCCCGAGGAGGAGCGCCAGTTTTTCGCCGAGTTCGTCAACAGCGACGCCCTCTACCGCTACATCGCGCGCGAGCGCGAACGCTACTGCTTCCTCTTCCTTCCCTATTTCTTCAGCACGACGTATTTCGGCGCCCAGCTCGCACCGGAGCGCAGCTGGATCATCCCCTGCCTGCACGACGAGGGCTACGCGCGGATGGCGGCGTTTCGCGAACTGTTTGCCCAGGTGCGCGGAGTGATCTGCCTCTCCGAGCCGGAGCGCGACCTCATCCAAGCGCTCTACGGTCTGCCGGACGCGACGCTGCCCCTGGGGGGGGCGGGGGTGGAGACCGAGCCGCGCGGCAACGCCGCGCGCTTCCGCGCGCGCTCCGGGATCGACCGGCCGTTCCTGCTCTACGTCGGCCGGCTGGTGCCGACAAAGAACACGCCGCTGCTGCTCGACTACTTCGTCCGCTACGCGCTCGCCCACGATGATCTGCTGCTCGTGCTCGCCGGTCCCGGCGAGCCCCGGCTGCCGGTTCAGCTCGGCGACCGCATCGTTCGGCTCGGCACAGTCGACGAGGAGACGAAGCGCGATGCCTACGCCGCGGCGCTCGCAACAGTCCAGCCGTCGGTGCGGGAAAGCTTTTCGCTCGTGCTGATGGAAAGCTGGGTTGAGGGGACCCCCGTGCTCGTCAATGATCGCTGCGCCGTCACGCGCCACTTCGCGCTGGCGAGCGGCGGCGGCCTCCCGTTCCGCTGTTACGCTGAGTTCGCGGCGCTCGTGAACTATCTCCGAGCGAACCCGGCTATCCGCGCTGCCCTCGGCGAACGCGGTCGCGCCTACGTCCGCCGCCGCTTCGCTTGGCCGACGATCCTTGCGCGATACGCTGCCCTGCTCCGCGAGTGA
- a CDS encoding glycosyltransferase family 2 protein codes for MTVFLSVVIPAYNEEARIGVALEKVRAYLEHQPYSSEVIVVENGSTDRTAAIVETAAAQPGVPVRLLRLDRAGKGRAVRAGMLAAVGEYRFFADADLSMPIEQLARFLPPAIGAADLAIGSREAPGARRIGEPAYRHIMGRVYNLIIRLVAVNGFDDTQCGFKMFRGEAADWLFRHQLIDGWAFDIELLLLAKRRGYRIVEVPIDWYHGEQSKVRPVRDTVTMLGETLKIRLNVLRGRYPAREQSTSPGAQ; via the coding sequence GCCTTGGAAAAGGTGCGTGCCTACCTCGAGCATCAGCCCTACTCTTCAGAAGTGATTGTGGTTGAGAACGGCAGCACCGACCGGACGGCAGCGATCGTCGAAACGGCAGCGGCGCAGCCGGGCGTGCCAGTGCGCTTGCTGCGCCTCGACCGTGCCGGCAAGGGCCGTGCCGTGCGCGCCGGCATGCTCGCCGCTGTCGGCGAGTATCGCTTCTTTGCCGATGCCGACTTGTCGATGCCGATCGAGCAACTCGCGCGCTTCTTGCCCCCGGCAATCGGCGCGGCGGACCTCGCCATCGGCTCGCGGGAAGCGCCAGGCGCGCGCCGGATCGGCGAACCGGCGTATCGCCATATCATGGGGCGCGTCTACAACCTGATCATCCGCCTCGTCGCGGTCAACGGCTTCGACGACACGCAGTGCGGCTTCAAGATGTTCCGGGGCGAAGCAGCCGACTGGCTCTTCCGCCATCAGCTGATCGACGGCTGGGCGTTCGACATCGAGTTGTTGCTGCTGGCGAAGCGGCGCGGCTACCGGATCGTTGAGGTGCCGATCGACTGGTATCACGGTGAGCAGAGTAAGGTGCGGCCGGTGCGCGATACCGTGACGATGCTGGGCGAGACCCTGAAGATTCGGCTGAATGTCCTGCGCGGCCGTTATCCGGCTCGCGAGCAGAGTACCAGTCCTGGCGCGCAGTGA
- a CDS encoding DUF2142 domain-containing protein: MTAPLLRVGLAAIVVWQLSVGSLYAFAVPPWQAPDEPAHFNYARHVAQTGTLPVLQVGDYDGPYLDLLKASRFPPALPIDGVRYEGHQPPAYYVLAAPLTALAGAADPRPVRLLSVALGALLVLLVFAIVRTLLPARPDLALLAAALPAVIPQHLAIFASVSNDALASVAVALALLLTLRLLAQRQRAGEPPTPRQAVALGLALALCLLTKVTAYVALPLALAGLLWAGGRRRTLALALAPPLGAGLFWAGRNIALYGPLDPLGLARHDAVVAGQPLTGAFTLATVRTLIGVGFQSFWGQFGWMGVLMDGWVYGLLWAGTLLALLGLLAFARDLQRGRVVVDCAARQGLVVLGLLFVLVVAGFLWYNLRYLQPQGRYLFAAMPTIALALAIGLRWVFSERWGALPLGAVYGGLAVLDLYALWRYILPQLAG; the protein is encoded by the coding sequence ATGACGGCGCCTCTGCTGCGAGTGGGGCTGGCAGCCATCGTCGTCTGGCAGCTCAGCGTCGGCTCGCTCTACGCCTTCGCCGTTCCGCCGTGGCAGGCGCCGGACGAGCCCGCCCACTTCAACTATGCGCGCCACGTAGCGCAGACGGGCACGCTCCCGGTGCTGCAAGTCGGCGACTACGACGGACCGTATCTCGACCTGCTCAAGGCGAGCCGCTTTCCGCCCGCGCTCCCGATCGATGGAGTGCGCTACGAAGGGCACCAACCGCCGGCGTACTATGTGCTCGCGGCGCCGCTGACCGCGCTTGCTGGCGCCGCCGACCCGCGCCCGGTCCGCTTGCTCTCGGTGGCGCTCGGGGCGCTGCTTGTCCTCCTCGTCTTTGCCATCGTCCGCACGCTCCTGCCGGCGCGGCCAGACCTCGCCCTGCTCGCGGCCGCGCTGCCCGCTGTTATCCCGCAGCATCTGGCGATTTTCGCCTCGGTCAGCAACGACGCCCTCGCCTCGGTGGCAGTCGCGCTCGCGCTGCTGCTCACGCTGCGCCTCCTCGCTCAGCGCCAGCGGGCGGGGGAGCCGCCCACGCCTCGCCAAGCGGTGGCGCTGGGGCTGGCGCTCGCGCTCTGCCTGCTGACCAAGGTGACGGCCTACGTCGCGCTCCCGCTGGCGCTCGCTGGTCTGCTCTGGGCGGGAGGGCGGCGACGGACGCTCGCGCTCGCGCTGGCACCGCCGCTGGGAGCCGGGCTGTTCTGGGCGGGACGCAACATCGCGCTCTACGGTCCGCTCGACCCGCTTGGCCTCGCCCGCCACGACGCCGTTGTCGCCGGACAGCCGCTCACGGGCGCGTTCACGCTTGCGACCGTGCGGACGCTCATTGGGGTCGGCTTCCAGAGCTTCTGGGGCCAGTTCGGCTGGATGGGCGTCCTGATGGATGGCTGGGTATACGGCCTGCTCTGGGCGGGAACGCTGCTTGCCCTGCTCGGCCTCCTCGCGTTCGCTCGCGATCTGCAGCGCGGCCGCGTTGTGGTTGACTGTGCCGCTCGGCAGGGGCTGGTGGTGCTCGGACTGCTGTTTGTCCTCGTCGTCGCCGGCTTTCTCTGGTACAACCTGCGCTACCTGCAGCCGCAGGGACGCTATCTGTTTGCCGCCATGCCGACGATCGCCCTTGCGCTCGCCATCGGTCTGCGCTGGGTCTTCTCGGAGCGCTGGGGGGCGCTGCCGCTCGGGGCCGTTTACGGCGGCCTCGCTGTGCTCGACCTCTATGCCCTCTGGCGCTACATCCTCCCCCAGCTTGCCGGCTGA
- a CDS encoding glycosyltransferase family 4 protein, whose amino-acid sequence MRDCWAEGWTVHQLTVGAVRGDGVTDLAFSLRRWLREAGARSEIYAEQIAADLADEVRPYHELQVDPAKRERVIWHFSIGSPVSALARRLPGPMYMMYHNITPPELFYGADLQAISMTQLGRWELGSFAAVEFAMANSEYSRRELQAAGYPDTAVLPLPLDPERFSVPPDPAVLADYDDGRTNLLTVSKIAPHKRQEDAIKALAAYKRIDPSARLFVVGGVLAPTYRRWLDHLARHLGVEEDVIFTDRVSDAALRAYYQLAHVFLCMSEHEGFGVPLVEAMWSGVPIIAYAATAVPDTLGEAGILVHRKEMPVIAELIALVVRNQALRDRLIATGKRRAEAFAPEAVRALFRSYLAPRLRG is encoded by the coding sequence ATGCGCGATTGCTGGGCTGAGGGCTGGACCGTGCACCAACTGACCGTCGGCGCCGTGCGCGGCGACGGCGTGACCGACCTCGCCTTCTCGCTGCGCCGCTGGCTGCGCGAGGCCGGCGCGCGCTCAGAGATCTATGCCGAACAGATTGCCGCGGACCTTGCGGACGAGGTGCGGCCGTACCATGAGCTGCAGGTCGACCCGGCCAAGCGCGAGCGGGTGATTTGGCACTTCTCGATCGGCTCGCCGGTGTCGGCGCTCGCGCGCCGGCTGCCCGGACCGATGTACATGATGTACCACAACATCACGCCGCCCGAGCTGTTCTACGGCGCCGACCTGCAGGCGATCAGCATGACGCAGCTTGGGCGGTGGGAGCTCGGCTCGTTTGCTGCGGTCGAATTCGCGATGGCGAACTCGGAGTACAGCCGGCGCGAGCTCCAAGCCGCCGGCTATCCCGACACAGCCGTGCTCCCCCTCCCGCTCGACCCGGAGCGGTTTTCGGTCCCGCCTGACCCGGCAGTGCTGGCAGACTACGACGACGGCCGAACAAACCTGCTCACGGTCAGTAAGATCGCTCCGCACAAGCGGCAGGAGGACGCCATCAAAGCGCTCGCCGCCTACAAGCGGATCGACCCCAGCGCGCGGCTGTTTGTCGTCGGCGGCGTGCTGGCGCCGACCTATCGCCGCTGGCTGGACCACCTCGCGCGCCACCTCGGCGTCGAGGAAGACGTCATCTTCACCGACCGCGTCTCCGATGCGGCACTCCGCGCCTACTACCAGCTTGCCCACGTCTTCCTCTGCATGTCGGAGCATGAGGGGTTCGGGGTCCCGCTGGTCGAAGCGATGTGGAGCGGCGTACCCATCATCGCCTACGCCGCAACCGCTGTTCCGGATACGCTTGGCGAGGCGGGGATCCTCGTCCATCGAAAGGAGATGCCGGTGATCGCTGAGCTGATCGCTCTCGTCGTCCGGAACCAAGCGCTGCGCGACCGGCTGATCGCCACCGGCAAGCGCCGGGCCGAGGCGTTCGCGCCGGAGGCAGTTCGTGCATTATTCCGGTCGTATCTTGCGCCGCGCTTGCGGGGGTGA
- a CDS encoding ABC transporter substrate-binding protein gives MHIFSAQFDALIDFGPNFTLKPAAAERWELLPDESGWRFTLRRDMTFSTGDRMTAADVEFTVNLFIDTNTPQRPLMPNVTRARQVDEFTVDLLTRQRDVSVLYVAPYLYVLPQKYYQQVGRDVFATKPVGTGPFELVEFRTADEIIYRRRAGYEHPYRKPTATEIRWRSVPDTTVALAGVRTGEIDIAVGPFSGDQADQAKREGLNVDVQLTTVQSFRFDRNAIERRNSPLQDKRVRQALNYAVDKEAIARTIFRGYAQPTGQMAPPGSLLYDETIRPYPFDVNRAKQLLAEAGYPNGFKVQGPIDYTRAFFLPSLMQAVQSYLRDVGVEVGIEEQEFGVYVDIFFTRGGRTRNEMVAANISDANGFFSLQRGLMTCDLPPANVIWCAPGFDDNYRAAQAETDPARRAAFLRAANRAHVDDVSMIFLVVVPTITITSKKLQGLTLPTPFFWNLDSVVKLE, from the coding sequence ATGCACATCTTCTCCGCGCAATTCGACGCGCTGATCGACTTTGGTCCCAACTTTACCCTCAAGCCGGCGGCCGCCGAACGGTGGGAGCTCCTGCCCGACGAGAGCGGCTGGCGCTTCACGCTGCGGCGCGACATGACATTCTCAACCGGCGACCGGATGACGGCAGCGGATGTCGAGTTCACCGTCAACCTGTTTATCGACACGAACACGCCGCAGCGGCCGCTGATGCCGAACGTGACACGGGCGCGCCAGGTAGATGAGTTTACGGTCGACCTGCTCACCCGTCAGCGCGATGTCAGTGTCCTGTACGTTGCGCCCTATCTCTATGTCCTTCCTCAAAAGTACTACCAGCAGGTGGGCCGCGATGTTTTCGCCACGAAGCCGGTCGGCACCGGTCCATTCGAACTGGTCGAGTTCCGCACGGCTGACGAAATCATCTATCGCCGCCGTGCCGGCTACGAGCACCCGTACCGGAAGCCGACGGCCACCGAAATCCGCTGGCGCTCGGTGCCCGACACCACCGTCGCCCTCGCCGGCGTTCGCACGGGCGAGATCGATATCGCTGTGGGCCCCTTCAGCGGCGATCAGGCGGACCAAGCCAAGCGGGAAGGGCTGAACGTCGACGTCCAACTGACCACTGTCCAGTCCTTCCGGTTCGACCGGAACGCGATCGAGCGGCGCAATTCGCCCTTGCAGGACAAGCGCGTGCGCCAAGCGCTGAACTATGCCGTCGACAAAGAAGCGATCGCGCGGACGATTTTCAGGGGATACGCGCAGCCGACGGGCCAGATGGCTCCGCCCGGCAGCTTGCTCTATGACGAGACCATTCGCCCCTATCCCTTCGATGTCAACCGAGCGAAGCAGTTGCTCGCCGAAGCAGGGTATCCCAACGGCTTCAAGGTCCAGGGGCCGATCGACTACACTCGCGCCTTCTTCCTGCCGTCGCTGATGCAGGCCGTCCAGAGCTATCTTCGCGACGTGGGGGTCGAGGTTGGGATCGAGGAGCAGGAGTTCGGCGTCTATGTCGATATCTTCTTCACGCGGGGCGGCCGCACCCGCAACGAGATGGTTGCGGCGAATATCAGCGACGCGAACGGCTTCTTCTCCCTCCAACGGGGGCTGATGACGTGCGACCTGCCCCCAGCGAACGTGATCTGGTGCGCCCCCGGGTTCGACGACAACTACCGGGCTGCCCAAGCGGAGACCGACCCCGCTCGGCGAGCAGCGTTCCTGCGTGCTGCCAACCGAGCGCATGTCGACGACGTCAGCATGATCTTCTTGGTCGTCGTCCCCACGATCACCATCACCAGCAAGAAGCTCCAAGGGCTGACCCTGCCCACGCCCTTCTTCTGGAACCTCGACTCGGTGGTCAAGCTGGAGTAG
- a CDS encoding MgtC/SapB family protein: MSAPSELELIARLLVAAACGALVGFDRERRDRPAGLRTFMLVSSGAALFGIVSIVGFRASGNGFEDPGRVAAQVVVGVGFLGAAAIIRDRRGIIGVTTAASVWMMAAVGLAASAGLYLIAVAATLLTFAILTVARRLERAYRLSGTGAAPPTADRSETPPRLPTRQRRRDTAE, translated from the coding sequence ATGAGCGCGCCGAGCGAGCTGGAACTGATCGCGCGGCTTCTCGTAGCGGCGGCATGCGGCGCCCTCGTCGGCTTCGACCGCGAGCGGCGCGACCGGCCGGCGGGGCTGCGCACCTTCATGCTCGTCTCCTCCGGCGCTGCCCTCTTCGGCATCGTTTCGATCGTCGGCTTTCGGGCGAGCGGCAACGGGTTCGAGGACCCGGGCCGGGTTGCCGCGCAGGTTGTGGTGGGGGTCGGCTTCCTCGGAGCGGCGGCCATCATCCGCGACCGGCGCGGCATTATCGGCGTCACCACCGCCGCCAGTGTCTGGATGATGGCCGCGGTGGGCCTGGCTGCCAGCGCGGGACTCTATCTGATCGCGGTGGCGGCGACGCTGCTGACCTTCGCGATCCTGACCGTTGCCCGTCGTCTTGAGCGTGCCTATCGTCTCAGCGGCACCGGGGCGGCACCGCCAACGGCCGACCGCTCCGAGACCCCGCCTCGTCTCCCGACGCGGCAGCGCCGCCGTGACACCGCCGAGTAG
- a CDS encoding glycosyltransferase family 2 protein: protein MNPSPMKLSVVVPAHNEEAVIGETVRDIVATLNAAGIPHEVILVNDNSTDGTADIAIRLMAELPTVRVIHRQPPSGFGRAIRDGLANITGDCVVIAMGDASDDPNDIVTYYRKLAEGYDCVFGTRFTRGTIVRAYPLHKLIVNRIANTFIQVLFGTRYNDMTNAFKGFRAEVIRDISPLLANHFNMTVELPLKAMNRGYRFAVVPVNWYGRTAGVSRLSIRTMGRKYLFTVLHLWLERHLMRDELAHPAPAPLPEAPKP from the coding sequence ATGAACCCGAGCCCGATGAAGCTGTCGGTCGTCGTCCCGGCGCACAACGAAGAGGCGGTGATCGGCGAGACCGTGCGCGACATTGTCGCCACGCTGAACGCTGCCGGCATTCCCCACGAAGTGATCCTCGTCAACGACAACTCGACCGACGGCACCGCCGACATTGCGATCCGGCTGATGGCAGAGCTGCCGACTGTGCGCGTCATCCACCGCCAGCCGCCGAGCGGTTTCGGGCGCGCCATCCGCGACGGACTGGCGAATATCACCGGCGACTGTGTCGTCATCGCGATGGGCGACGCCTCTGACGATCCCAACGACATCGTCACCTACTACCGCAAACTGGCCGAGGGCTACGACTGCGTCTTTGGAACACGGTTCACCCGGGGGACGATCGTCCGTGCCTACCCGCTCCACAAGCTGATCGTGAACCGGATTGCGAACACCTTCATTCAGGTGCTGTTCGGCACCCGCTACAACGACATGACCAACGCCTTCAAAGGCTTTCGTGCCGAGGTGATCCGCGACATCTCGCCGCTTCTTGCGAATCACTTCAACATGACGGTTGAGCTGCCATTGAAAGCGATGAATCGGGGCTACCGTTTTGCGGTTGTGCCGGTGAACTGGTATGGTCGAACGGCGGGGGTCTCGCGGCTGTCGATCCGAACGATGGGGCGGAAATATCTCTTTACTGTGCTCCACCTTTGGCTCGAGCGCCATCTGATGCGCGACGAGTTGGCGCATCCGGCGCCGGCGCCTCTCCCCGAAGCGCCGAAACCGTAG
- a CDS encoding glycosyltransferase family 4 protein, with protein sequence MPAAKRIAFVPPWYGTDILGGAEQVCRTTAERLAAAGLPVEVLTTTAKDLFTGWNTDYHRPGTTMENGVPVTRFPLDRAPITTFGALNERLIAGRRLTPAEEIAYFRQSVNSEALYRAIREREQTVFIFIPYPFGTTYFGAQIAPASTYLLPALHDEGYARMRCWTPVFRAVRGVIALTKPERDLIQRLYGVPDDTLLLWGAGVDTSPVGNPDRFRHRFGIDGPFLFAVGRRDRTKNTPLLIEYVVRYLLRRPDGPALVLAGSGAVAIPRRFRSKIIDIGRISEQEKADGCAAALALVQPSVNESFSFVLMESWLQRRPVLVNAESAVMAQHCRESGGGLPFRGFAEFAGCLDWLLEHPAEADRMGEAGRRYVLANYDWRILIDRYARLLG encoded by the coding sequence ATGCCGGCCGCTAAGCGGATCGCCTTTGTCCCCCCGTGGTACGGAACCGACATCCTCGGCGGCGCAGAGCAGGTCTGCCGCACGACCGCCGAACGGCTTGCTGCCGCCGGGCTGCCGGTCGAGGTGCTGACGACGACCGCGAAGGACCTGTTCACCGGCTGGAACACGGACTACCATCGTCCCGGCACGACGATGGAAAACGGCGTGCCAGTGACCCGCTTCCCGCTCGACCGCGCGCCGATCACAACGTTCGGCGCCCTCAATGAGCGGCTGATCGCCGGCCGGCGCCTCACGCCGGCGGAAGAGATCGCCTACTTCCGCCAGAGTGTCAATAGCGAGGCGCTCTACCGCGCAATCCGCGAGCGCGAGCAGACGGTGTTCATCTTCATCCCCTATCCGTTCGGCACGACCTACTTCGGCGCCCAGATCGCGCCGGCGTCCACCTATCTGCTGCCGGCGCTCCATGACGAGGGCTACGCGCGGATGCGCTGCTGGACGCCGGTCTTTCGGGCCGTGCGCGGCGTGATCGCCCTTACGAAGCCAGAGCGCGACCTCATCCAACGCTTGTACGGCGTGCCAGATGACACCCTACTGCTGTGGGGCGCCGGGGTTGACACTTCGCCGGTGGGCAACCCGGACCGCTTCCGGCACCGGTTCGGAATTGACGGGCCGTTCCTCTTCGCAGTGGGACGACGCGACCGGACGAAGAACACCCCGCTGCTCATCGAGTACGTCGTCCGCTATCTGCTGCGCCGCCCCGACGGCCCCGCGCTCGTGCTTGCCGGCAGCGGCGCGGTCGCCATTCCGCGGCGGTTTCGAAGCAAGATCATTGATATCGGCCGGATCTCGGAGCAAGAGAAGGCCGACGGCTGCGCCGCTGCGCTCGCCCTTGTCCAGCCGTCGGTGAACGAAAGTTTCTCGTTTGTCCTCATGGAGAGCTGGCTGCAGCGCCGGCCAGTCCTCGTCAATGCGGAGAGCGCGGTGATGGCGCAGCACTGCCGCGAGAGCGGCGGCGGGCTGCCGTTTCGCGGCTTCGCCGAGTTCGCGGGCTGTCTCGACTGGCTGCTCGAGCACCCCGCCGAGGCCGACCGGATGGGGGAAGCAGGACGGCGCTATGTGCTCGCCAACTACGATTGGCGCATTCTGATCGACCGCTATGCGCGATTGCTGGGCTGA
- a CDS encoding biotin transporter BioY, with amino-acid sequence MATKAALAVLFSVLIAISAQVSFEIGPVPITLQTLMVLLTGALLGSRLGALAVALYLAEGLAGLPVFAGGNSAWSVARTGGPYILGSTAGYLVGFVAAAFLVGWLAERGWTRTVLLTALAMVLGNLVIYALGLLNLARFVPPPTLFAVGLLPFLPGDAIKIAVAVALLPGGWKLLEAVGLHPRR; translated from the coding sequence GTGGCGACCAAGGCCGCCCTCGCTGTCCTTTTTTCCGTACTGATTGCGATCTCGGCCCAAGTGAGCTTTGAGATCGGCCCGGTGCCGATCACCCTCCAGACCTTGATGGTGCTGCTGACTGGGGCGCTGCTTGGCAGCCGGCTCGGCGCGCTCGCGGTTGCGCTCTATCTCGCGGAAGGGCTCGCCGGCCTGCCGGTCTTCGCCGGCGGAAACAGCGCTTGGAGCGTGGCGCGCACTGGCGGTCCCTACATTCTTGGCAGCACTGCCGGCTATCTCGTCGGCTTCGTCGCGGCTGCCTTTCTTGTCGGCTGGCTCGCCGAGCGCGGCTGGACGCGCACTGTTCTCTTGACCGCCCTCGCAATGGTGCTCGGCAACCTAGTCATCTACGCCCTCGGCCTGCTCAACCTCGCGCGCTTCGTTCCGCCGCCAACGCTGTTCGCCGTTGGGCTGCTGCCCTTCCTGCCGGGCGACGCGATCAAAATTGCGGTCGCGGTGGCGCTCCTGCCGGGGGGCTGGAAGCTGCTCGAGGCGGTAGGACTTCACCCGCGCCGCTGA